From a region of the Asterias amurensis chromosome 2, ASM3211899v1 genome:
- the LOC139954215 gene encoding uncharacterized protein, with amino-acid sequence MTDSTVKELKVKRRNAKAALTRQGKALRLMIEGNRATDEVSSELEKFELVYDSLVQKHEAYTEQILDDDEFTTEEEWLEECQQMFIALQCEAKDHLTPTPTEKESNPKEEASASAEKTSSSDDQSSSSAEQISSAEQTSTTSSAKQITESDSHISKNEASDQKEEQKKVNTAVHDVDKFCGFKMEKPKMPKYTGDVREYAIFKDDFKHMVDKRYGKRDAITLLRTCLQGKPLELIKGMGSDYDAAWEYLDTIYGDPRFITDTVTQDIMKFKPLRDGEDARFCELVHLVRRSYNTLKEVGRRNDMDNNHMLAVIEQKMNADDRKVWSRHLERDKEIATLQGLLDWMSSEMKSRMRATAPVRCVSQSPRSSINHIQIQQKDPTSMPFRDKCWVCHTSSHWTDQCDKFKGMSPANRFKMVKENHVCFSCLKKAGKGHNVSTCSRRRQCTEMMNGLQCKHYHHQLLHFTPQQATGSVSVAVSTTRAEVLLPVLQVQIMGTQITQPANILLDSGAQITLIRKSLAENLKLKGKDVITTITKVGGEEEELQTKVYEVRLRPKYKGPTYTVTAIGIPCISDDVAEVDLSEMAKLFKLHPSSLHRGSGPVDLLIGIDHASIHAGETHEAQNLIARQSPLGWVIFGTGPGNKTKTSRVLHVKFSTPVDMTDFWKTEAMGVAVKSCTCEPEKLSPAELKEAKIIEESCTRNGNRWTVPYPWKRDPNQLPDNKIQIEKRLYSTERRLAKNTSHAEAYDAQMKEMVEKKFARKLSEAELKSYKGPVHYISHHGVLRPESKSTPLRIVFNSSATYHGRCLNDYWYKGPDLLNNLFGVIMKFRENKVAVIADISKMYHQILIPKRDQHVHRFLWRDLNTDRTPDTYVKTVLTFGDKPAPAMAQIALKKTAEAAEKQFPNAAQVLKENTYMDDICDSVHTVNEAKKLTSEIDEVLAEGGFRVKGWLSNEALEENNTTDKEEERMKFLDTTTDEKVLGTVWNRKTDEFHYKVNLDLDKNLSTDDRELMQRKLTKRQILSQIAQIFDPIGFAAAFLIRTKIGMQHLWQQGLDWDQEIPKADHDSWIQLFEEMKELNEISFERCLTPSNAVGVPLLCIFCDASEEAFGACAYIRWQINDGTYDVRFIAAKSRVAPLKRLTIPRLELQAAVMGTRLYQAIMEEMRLPVEEAVFMTDSMITLSWIRSQARGFKTFVSNRVSEIQSQTDPSQWRHVPGELNVADDVSRGIPVKQLTQRWKNGPEFLRFPEERWPKDAERVNQMEVDKERHKTQAVFITTETQEAIDCKKYSSWRKLIRVTSYVRRFVQNIRAKMQSCVNKESKQGPLSPQELTDAANYWITKAQKNLHKRRANGEFKSLSPFTDDAEILRVGGRLQESTMSYTSKHPALLPNDHHISILIVRSIHQQGHTGVATTVAKTRQRYWILKAHNLAKTIKYRCVVCREAEHKLETQIMADLPKQRLAPYTPPFYFTSCDYFGPYQVKIGRNKTAKHYGVIFTCLNTRAVHLELAVDCSTMEYIQVLRRFFSIRGYPAQMISDNGTQLVGAQRELQKMIQGWNIEELKQFGAEKGMEWKFITPRAPHQNGCAEALVKSCKTALKRAVGAQVLTPFELYTVLLEVANLVNQRPIGRIPNDPDDGSYLSPNDILLGRASTDVPQGPFQETKNPRHRVEFVQRIIDSFWKRWSRDVLPCLVPRKKWRAERRNVRVGDVVTVSDTNPVRGKWCVGRVLEVFPGLDGKVRNVKVKTESGEYQRPITKIAVIYPAEGYDDED; translated from the coding sequence ATGACCGACTCAACAGTAAAGGAGTTAAAGGTCAAAAGAAGGAATGCCAAGGCGGCACTCACAAGACAGGGAAAAGCCCTACGCTTGATGATCGAAGGCAACAGGGCAACCGATGAAGTTTCAAGTGAGCTTGAAAAGTTTGAACTGGTGTATGACAGTCTAGTTCAAAAGCATGAGGCTTATACCGAGCAGATATTGGATGACGATGAATTTACTACCGAAGAGGAGTGGTTAGAAGAATGCCAACAAATGTTCATAGCTTTACAGTGTGAGGCAAAAGATCATCTAACTCCAACACCTACAGAGAAAGAGTCAAACCCGAAGGAAGAAGCCAGTGCCAGTGCAGAGAAAACGAGTTCCAGTGATGACCAGTCCAGTTCAAGTGCCGAGCAAATATCCAGTGCAGAGCAAACCAGTACAACTTCCAGTGCCAAGCAGATAACAGAATCCGATAGCCATATCAGCAAAAATGAAGCAAGTGATCAGAAAGAagagcagaagaaagtgaatacaGCAGTCCATGATGTCGACAAATTCTGTGGGTTTAAAATGGAAAAGCCAAAGATGCCCAAGTACACAGGGGATGTCAGAGAATACGCCATCTTTAAAGATGACTTCAAACATATGGTTGATAAGAGGTATGGTAAGAGGGATGCCATCACTCTGTTGCGTACATGCCTACAAGGAAAGCCGTTGGAGCTGATTAAGGGAATGGGGTCCGATTACGATGCAGCCTGGGAGTATCTCGATACAATATATGGTGATCCACGATTCATTACTGACACCGTCACCCAAGATATCATGAAGTTCAAGCCACTCCGAGACGGGGAAGATGCCAGATTCTGTGAGTTAGTTCATCTTGTGAGAAGGAGCTATAACACATTAAAGGAGGTGGGGCGCCGAAACGACATGGATAACAATCATATGCTAGCAGTCATTGAGCAGAAAATGAACGCTGACGACCGTAAGGTGTGGTCCAGACACTTGGAAAGGGATAAAGAAATAGCGACGCTACAAGGACTGCTAGACTGGATGTCATCGGAAATGAAATCGAGGATGAGAGCAACGGCACCAGTACGATGTGTGAGTCAAAGTCCCCGATCAAGCATCAATCACATTCAGATTCAGCAGAAAGACCCGACATCAATGCCTTTCCGTGACAAGTGCTGGGTTTGTCACACTTCCAGCCACTGGACAGACCAGTGTGACAAGTTCAAGGGAATGAGTCCAGCCAACCGATTTAAGATGGTCAAAGAGAACCATGTCTGCTTCAGCTGCCTCAAAAAGGCAGGAAAAGGCCACAACGTGTCTACCTGTTCGAGAAGACGACAATGCACAGAGATGATGAACGGACTCCAATGTAAACACTATCACCATCAATTACTGCATTTTACTCCCCAGCAAGCCACCGGTTCAGTCAGTGTTGCAGTAAGTACAACCCGAGCAGAGGTATTGCTACCAGTCCTACAAGTGCAGATCATGGGAACCCAGATTACTCAACCAGCAAATATCCTTCTTGACTCCGGGGCACAGATTACATTGATCAGAAAGTCCCTTGCCGAAAACTTGAAGCTCAAAGGAAAGGATGTAATTACTACCATCACCAAAGTGggaggagaagaagaagagcTTCAAACAAAAGTCTATGAGGTCCGTCTTCGTCCGAAGTACAAAGGTCCAACTTACACTGTTACTGCCATTGGTATCCCCTGCATAAGCGACGATGTTGCTGAAGTTGACCTATCAGAAATGGCCAAACTGTTCAAACTACATCCAAGCAGTCTCCATCGAGGTAGCGGCCCAGTAGACCTACTCATTGGCATTGATCATGCAAGCATACATGCTGGTGAAACCCATGAAGCCCAGAATCTGATTGCCCGCCAATCACCACTTGGTTGGGTGATTTTTGGAACCGGCCCTGGGAACAAGACCAAGACAAGCCGAGTTCTCCATGTAAAGTTCTCAACACCAGTAGATATGACAGATTTCTGGAAAACTGAAGCTATGGGAGTAGCCGTGAAGTCCTGCACATGTGAACCAGAAAAGCTCAGCCCAGCAGAACTAAAGGAAGCCAAAATAATAGAAGAATCCTGTACCCGAAATGGAAACCGATGGACCGTCCCTTATCCTTGGAAAAGGGATCCAAACCAGTTACCAGATAACAAGATCCAGATAGAGAAGAGGCTCTATTCAACAGAACGCCGACTTGCAAAAAACACAAGTCATGCAGAAGCCTATGATGCCCAGATGAAGGAAATGGTGGAAAAGAAGTTTGCCCGGAAGCTGTCTGAAGCTGAACTGAAGTCATACAAAGGTCCCGTACACTACATCTCTCATCATGGAGTTTTGAGGCCAGAAAGTAAAAGCACACCTCTCCGAATTGTCTTCAATTCTTCAGCAACCTACCACGGGCGATGTCTGAACGACTACTGGTACAAGGGGCCTGACCTTCTTAACAATTTATTTGGAGTCATCATGAAGTTCCGTGAAAATAAAGTGGCAGTCATTGCAGACATCTCAAAGATGTACCACCAAATTCTGATTCCAAAACGTGATCAGCATGTTCATCGCTTCTTGTGGAGAGACCTGAATACTGACCGTACACCTGATACTTACGTCAAGACAGTTCTGACGTTCGGGGATAAGCCCGCTCCAGCCATGGCTCAGATCGCCCTGAAGAAAACAGCTGAGGCTGCCGAGAAACAATTTCCAAATGCAGCACAAGTCTTAAAGGAGAACACCTACATGGACGACATATGCGATTCCGTCCACACTGTGAATGAGGCCAAGAAGCTGACAAGTGAGATAGATGAGGTGTTAGCTGAAGGGGGATTCCGAGTAAAGGGCTGGCTATCTAATGAAGCTCTGGAAGAAAACAATACCACTGACAAGGAAGAGGAGAGAATGAAGTTCCTGGACACCACAACTGATGAGAAAGTACTGGGGACAGTATGGAACCGCAAAACTGACGAATTCCACTACAAGGTCAACTTGGACTTGGACAAGAATTTGTCCACCGATGATCGAGAACTGATGCAGAGAAAGTTAACAAAGCGTCAAATTCTGAGCCAGATTGCACAAATCTTTGACCCGATTGGATTCGCTGCAGCCTTTCTCATCCGTACCAAGATTGGAATGCAACATCTATGGCAACAGGGTCTGGACTGGGACCAAGAAATACCCAAGGCAGATCATGACAGTTGGATTCAACTATTCGAAGAGATGAAAGAGTTGAATGAGATCAGTTTTGAAAGATGTCTTACTCCGTCGAATGCTGTTGGCGTGCCCTTGCTGTGTATCTTCTGCGATGCTTCAGAGGAAGCTTTCGGAGCCTGTGCCTACATCCGATGGCAGATAAATGATGGCACCTATGATGTCAGATTCATTGCAGCAAAGTCTAGAGTAGCACCCCTGAAGAGGCTCACCATCCCACGATTGGAGTTGCAAGCAGCAGTTATGGGTACAAGGCTGTACCAGGCCATCATGGAAGAAATGCGCCTACCAGTAGAGGAAGCAGTGTTTATGACTGACAGTATGATTACCCTATCTTGGATTCGAAGCCAAGCCAGAggattcaaaacatttgtatcCAACCGAGTAAGCGAGATTCAGAGCCAAACAGATCCCTCACAGTGGAGACATGTTCCAGGAGAGCTGAATGTAGCAGATGACGTCTCTCGTGGAATACCTGTGAAACAATTGACCCAGCGTTGGAAAAATGGTCCAGAATTCCTGCGCTTCCCAGAAGAAAGGTGGCCAAAAGATGCAGAGAGGGTAAACCAGATGGAGGTAGATAAGGAACGACACAAGACCCAAGCTGTATTCATCACCACCGAAACTCAGGAAGCCATTGATTGCAAGAAGTATTCTAGCTGGAGAAAGCTAATCAGGGTCACATCCTACGTTCGTCGATTTGTCCAGAACATACGAGCCAAGATGCAGTCTTGTGTAAACAAGGAGTCTAAACAGGGTCCGCTCTCACCCCAAGAGCTGACAGATGCTGCCAACTACTGGATTACCAAGGCACAGAAAAATCTACACAAGCGCAGGGCCAACGGAGAGTTCAAGTCATTGAGTCCATTCACAGATGATGCAGAAATCTTAAGGGTTGGAGGCCGACTGCAGGAGTCTACGATGTCTTACACTTCAAAGCACCCAGCACTGCTTCCCAATGATCATCACATTTCAATTCTGATTGTGCGTAGTATTCACCAACAGGGCCACACTGGTGTTGCTACCACTGTTGCAAAAACAAGGCAAAGATACTGGATCCTGAAGGCACACAACCTAGCCAAGACGATTAAATACCGCTGTGTGGTTTGCAGAGAGGCAGAGCATAAACTTGAGACACAGATCATGGCTGATTTACCGAAGCAACGCCTAGCACCATACACACCACCATTCTACTTCACGTCATGCGATTACTTTGGACCCTACCAAGTGAAGATTGGACGTAACAAAACAGCCAAACACTATGGAGTGATCTTCACTTGCCTGAACACCAGAGCAGTGCACCTAGAGCTAGCGGTGGACTGTTCCACTATGGAATACATTCAAGTGCTCCGCAGATTCTTTTCTATTCGAGGCTATCCAGCTCAGATGATTAGTGATAACGGAACCCAACTGGTCGGAGCACAACGGGAACTCCAAAAGATGATTCAAGGTTGGAACATCGAAGAGCTGAAACAGTTCGGTGCAGAGAAAGGCATGGAATGGAAGTTCATCACACCAAGAGCACCACATCAAAATGGGTGTGCAGAGGCATTAGTCAAGAGCTGCAAGACTGCGCTGAAAAGGGCTGTTGGGGCTCAGGTGCTGACTCCGTTTGAGCTTTACACAGTTTTATTAGAAGTTGCGAACCTCGTAAACCAACGCCCGATTGGAAGGATCCCAAATGACCCAGATGATGGCTCCTACCTGAGTCCGAATGATATACTACTTGGAAGAGCTTCGACTGATGTTCCTCAGGGGCCATTCCAGGAGACCAAAAATCCTAGACACCGTGTGGAGTTTGTTCAGAGGATTATCGACTCTTTCTGGAAGCGCTGGAGCCGAGATGTTCTACCCTGCCTGGTACCACgcaagaaatggagagctgaaaGGCGTAACGTACGAGTTGGTGATGTGGTAACTGTGTCAGATACCAATCCTGTCCGGGGCAAGTGGTGTGTCGGCAGGGTTCTTGAGGTCTTCCCTGGATTGGATGGCAAGGTGAGGAACGTGAAGGTGAAGACTGAGAGCGGAGAATACCAGAGGCCTATCACAAAGATAGCAGTGATCTACCCGGCAGAAGGTTATGATGATGAGGACTAG